From Aerosakkonema funiforme FACHB-1375, the proteins below share one genomic window:
- a CDS encoding inorganic phosphate transporter — protein MIVFVALLAFYLAWNLGANDVANSMGTSVGSKAITLAQALIIAGILEFTGAVLFGGEVSETLATEIVNPATFASTPQTLLIGMVSVLISCGLWLQIATSLGLPVSSSHATVGAIAGFSWIAAGINSVEWSSIGTITIGWVLTPVISGSIASLFYSIVKRWILDRPHPIEQLREWIPWLSAALLSVFGVIVLPTLTQPVHAFLTNRCGVNLPAHDITLVIGAIAAVSLSLVSWRQLESGGAGENSPIQNPKSSLAKVGIVTGSGAIPILGSPQVEDMASKTPTSRKIQNPIERQLGRFQVLSACFVAFAHGSNDVGNAIAPLAAISYIRRTGSVPLGDFSIPLWILVLGGLGIVAGLAVLGKNVITTVGENIIPLQPSGGFCAELATATTVLLASRLGLPVSTSHALVGGVIGIGLVQNWRSIRITTLRSIAGAWVITIPITASLGATIFAIARLLLPQL, from the coding sequence ATGATAGTTTTTGTCGCCTTACTCGCCTTCTACCTCGCCTGGAACTTGGGAGCAAACGATGTTGCCAATTCAATGGGAACTTCTGTGGGCTCCAAAGCTATCACCCTGGCGCAAGCGCTGATCATCGCTGGGATCTTGGAATTTACGGGTGCGGTACTATTTGGCGGTGAGGTATCCGAAACTCTCGCAACGGAAATTGTCAACCCAGCTACATTCGCTTCAACGCCACAGACTTTGTTAATCGGAATGGTATCTGTACTGATATCCTGCGGTTTGTGGCTGCAAATTGCTACCAGTTTGGGGTTGCCAGTTTCGTCATCTCATGCGACTGTGGGTGCGATCGCCGGTTTCAGTTGGATTGCTGCCGGTATCAATTCGGTAGAGTGGTCATCAATTGGCACCATCACCATTGGTTGGGTCTTAACCCCAGTTATCAGCGGCAGCATAGCATCACTTTTTTATAGTATTGTCAAGCGCTGGATACTCGATCGCCCCCATCCCATAGAACAACTGCGCGAGTGGATACCTTGGTTGAGTGCAGCATTGTTGAGCGTGTTTGGCGTCATTGTGCTACCAACCCTCACTCAACCAGTACACGCATTTCTGACAAACCGCTGCGGAGTAAATCTCCCCGCCCACGATATCACGCTGGTAATAGGAGCGATCGCAGCCGTTAGCCTCTCCTTGGTGAGTTGGCGACAGTTGGAGAGCGGGGGAGCGGGGGAGAATTCTCCAATCCAAAATCCAAAATCCTCTCTTGCGAAGGTGGGCATCGTGACGGGAAGCGGAGCCATTCCGATCTTGGGGTCTCCCCAAGTAGAGGACATGGCGTCCAAGACGCCCACTTCGCGCAAAATCCAAAATCCCATTGAACGGCAACTGGGACGATTTCAAGTCCTCAGCGCTTGCTTTGTCGCCTTTGCTCACGGTTCCAACGATGTCGGGAATGCGATCGCTCCCTTAGCTGCGATCTCCTACATCCGCCGCACAGGTTCCGTTCCCTTGGGCGACTTCAGCATACCCCTCTGGATTTTGGTACTCGGCGGTTTGGGAATCGTCGCCGGATTAGCCGTTTTGGGTAAAAACGTGATTACCACAGTCGGAGAAAACATCATTCCCCTCCAACCCAGTGGCGGTTTTTGCGCGGAACTGGCAACCGCCACCACCGTTTTGCTCGCTTCCCGACTCGGTTTGCCCGTCTCCACTTCTCACGCCCTCGTCGGCGGCGTCATTGGCATCGGTTTGGTACAAAACTGGCGATCGATCCGTATTACCACATTACGAAGCATTGCGGGGGCATGGGTAATCACCATTCCCATTACTGCCAGTCTGGGCGCTACAATCTTTGCTATTGCTCGTTTGCTTCTACCTCAGTTATAG